A single genomic interval of Candidatus Babeliales bacterium harbors:
- a CDS encoding prepilin-type N-terminal cleavage/methylation domain-containing protein, whose translation MKSQKAFTLIELMIVMAIMAFLAGIAVPQYFQYQLRARQAEAGMILASLHTAQQAYFAENGKYTSVLNGDQGLGWKPEGYRGGGADENFYYTYGFNVPGAQEGVHYFTGKLCASRDSLGQTYADQTGFVAKAAADLRGKNNVDVWQIDESRKISHVQNGV comes from the coding sequence GTGAAATCACAAAAAGCGTTTACGTTAATTGAACTGATGATAGTCATGGCCATTATGGCCTTTTTGGCAGGCATTGCCGTGCCACAATATTTTCAATATCAGTTGCGTGCTCGCCAGGCAGAAGCCGGCATGATTTTGGCATCGCTGCACACGGCCCAGCAGGCTTATTTTGCAGAAAACGGTAAGTATACTTCGGTACTCAACGGTGATCAGGGACTAGGTTGGAAGCCAGAAGGTTATCGTGGTGGCGGTGCTGATGAAAACTTTTATTATACGTACGGTTTTAATGTTCCTGGCGCGCAGGAAGGCGTTCATTATTTTACCGGCAAGCTGTGTGCATCGCGTGACAGTTTGGGGCAAACGTATGCCGACCAGACCGGCTTTGTTGCCAAAGCAGCAGCAGATTTGCGCGGCAAAAATAATGTTGATGTGTGGCAGATTGATGAGTCACGCAAGATTAGTCATGTGCAGAATGGGGTTTGA